The Cyclopterus lumpus isolate fCycLum1 chromosome 1, fCycLum1.pri, whole genome shotgun sequence sequence ATCCGTTGTTTAGAATGTCTCCTTAACAACCGACCTGGAGTCAGACAGCAGAAGTTCTCGGAGGAGAAACGCCTCGTAAGTCGctcacacctccacctgcacgTCCCGCAGCTCTCACTCTGCCCCCGACGGCCCACGAGCCCCGAGCGGCACGCGCTCAGCGCACGAGGGGCTTTCCTGAGGGGAGAAGGCAGCAGAcaagctaagctagctagctaggaAAGCTAACCGTTATATGTTCCTAATGTTGACGCTAACACCGGGGTCATGGTAACGGGACCACAACGGGACCACGGTAACGGGGTCATGGTAACGGGACCACGGTAACGGGGTCACGGTAACGGGACGGAGGCGGTTTGAAGTCACACCTTCCGGTTGTTAACGTGTAGTAAACGTTGTTGCTCCGCAGGAGTCGGGATGGCTGGAACcggagagaagaaggaggaggccgACTACAAGAGACTGCACAGCTTCCCTCTCATCCGGGTACGTTTCAGTTAGACAGGTGGAGCTGCAGGTAGACAGGTAATCACGTTCACTCAgaagagcctgaacgcatcatgagaacgttatcatgtaccttcagccagtactcatgttcactgagcggcgcctgaacgcatcatgaaaaCCTCTCATTCTACTGCAGCAGGTCTGCCCCTctcggtcctggttctggttctcccgtgcccccCTCCCgggtctccagcagcgtggtgaCGTGTCGGcccttttgtttgtgtcctcAGCACACCGACATGCCGGAGGAGATGAGGGTGGAGACCATGGAGCTCTGCGTGACGGCCTGCGAGAAGTTCGCCACCAACAATGAGGTGAGTGTCGTCTTCGACGTTCTCTAAAGGGTGTGACTGGTAATCGTGCTGAGTTCAAGCTCCCCGTTATCCGCATCTCCTCCCAGAGCGCGGCCAAGATGATCAAAGAGTCCATGGACAAGAAGTTCGGCAGCTCGTGGCACGTGGTGATCGGCGAGGGCTTCGGCTTCGAGGTGACGCACGAGGTGAAGAACCTCCTCTACATGTTCTTCGGAGGCGGTCtggctgtgtgcgtgtggaaGTGTTCgtagcccctcccccccacggAGGCCCCGCCTCCCGCTGACCAGGGAACAAACACCAGCGACTATAAACATTTTTTGGAGATTCTTTAAAACGGGAAACAAAATCTTTCTGCTGTTTCCTCTCTGgagctcgtgtgtgtgtgtgtgtgtgtgtgtgtgtgtgtgtgtgtgtgtgtgtgtgtgtgtgtgtgtgtgtgtgtgctggacaCACACTGTcttcctttttagttttttattaaacCTCATTTTTCGTCACCACCCTCtaaactctttctctctccggcCGCTCGTCTTCAATAAGATTTGTAATATTTTCTACGTGTACATATTTTGCGGGCGGCGCCGTGGAGGCGTCTCATGTTCAATGACCCAGTTGGTGTGAATTAACCTGATTGTACAATAAAATGAACAGAACTATAGTCCACTTGTTCTTCTTCACGTTGCCGTGGTAACCGAAGGGTTAGATAACAAGTTTATTGTGAGTTGAATGTTGAAGCCTCTCTGGGTCTCTGAGGTTCCCCCTGAGGAGGGTTCCTACCCGTCGGCTGTGACGTCCAACCTAAAGAGAATAAAGTGAGTTGAACCAATGAGATGCTTTAGGTTcctcaggaggaagaggagccggTGATGAAGACGCTTCTCATCCTGTCTTCTGGAGTGGAACCGGACCccaagaagaaggaaaacatcATTAAGTACCATTAAACATCATTAAGTACCATTAAACATCATTAATCATCcataaagctgctttctcttctcacgtcttcatcacgttTAATAAGTGATATTTATTCTTTGAACTCTTTAAAGAACGAGAACATTAACGTCTCCAtccattttattcttttgtatttttagcaACACATCAGCAAACAGAAAGTTCCAGTTGGTGTTGACTATTATGGGATGTGACGAGGTCACAGAGGGCATGTTGGcccggggaggagggggggtcttGGTGTTGACTCAACCTCAAACCCAGACACGGTGACCCTGCACCGGGTCGGCCTGCCCTCTCCggactctcaaccaatcagacgCTCTCGTCTCTCATGTGTCACCTGTCCGTCACGGGGGTTACGCAACACGCAGGATGAGTGTGATATCTGATACGATGTGTATGATGCAGCTCATTCATTATTCACCCGGATGCTCTTTACAGATCTCACCTCGTTAAATATTAACGGCTCTGCTGGTTGCTTATGAGACAGAGGCTCGAGAAGAGGTTATTACACAGTTATTACACTATTACATTGTTACATAGGAATCAAACACACGGACACGTttgatatgtttgtgtgtgtgtgtgtgtgtgtgtgtatgtgtgtgattgtgtgtgtgtgtgtgtgtgtgtgtatgtgtatgagtgtgtgtgtgtgtatgtgtgtgattgtgtgtgtgtgtgtgtgtgtgtgtgtgattgtgtgtgtgtgtgtgtgtatgtgtgtgattgtgtgtgtgtgtgtgtgtgtgtgtatgtgtatgagtgtgtgtgtgtgtatgtgtgtgattgtgtgtgtgtgtgtgtgtgtgtatgtgtatgagtgtgtgtgtgtgtatgtgtgtgattgtgtgtgtatgtgtgtgatggtgtgtgtgtgtgtgtgtgtatgtgtatgagtgtgtgtatgattcCCACAGATTCTCTGTGTCCCTGAAGGCCACACAGAGAGCTGCATTATTAATCTGTGAGGTTCATCAACCAGAATAGAAACGGGCAGAAGAAGCGTGTTCATAATCCATCAGTGAGGAGAAAGGAAACACTCGCTTCCTTTCCTCTGGTGGATTCCTCTCCTCACCGACGAATCTTTGAGAACTTCATAAACAAATGAgtaaaacaaagatgaaaaTCCTGAATCCATCTTTGGCTCAGCGGGTCATTAAATATgagatttaattaaaataataataataataattacgaGAACGTGAATGAAATAAAGAGGAGGTTGAAAGGCAAACATACATTCAttagtttattattaaatagCGGGCAGcgggacctcctgcaccaggacctcctgcaccggacCTCCTACACCAGGACCTCCTGTACCGAGAGTCCTGCACCGGACCTtctacaccgggacctcctgcaccggacctcctacactgggacctcctgcaccggacctcctacaccgggacctcctgcaccggacctcctacactgggacctcctgcaccggacctcctacaccgggacctcctgcaccggacctcctacaccgggacctcctgcaccggacctcctacaccgggacctcctgcaccggacctcctacaccgggacctcctgcaccggacctcctacactgggacctcctacaccgggacctcctgcaccggacctcctacaccgggacctcctgcacagggacctcctacaccgggacctcctacaccgggacctcctgcaccggacctcctacaccgggacctcctgcacagggacctcctgcaccggacctcctacaccgggacctcctacaccgggacctcctgcaccggacctcctacaccgggacctcctacaccgggacctcctgcaccgggacctcctgcaccggacctcctacaccgggacctcctgcaccgggacctcctgcaccggacCTCCTATACCCGGACCTCCTGCACCTAacctcctacaccgggacctcctgcaccgggacctcctgcaccgggacctcctccaccgggacctcctgcaccgggacctcctacaccgggacctcctccaccgggacctcctgcaccgggacctcctgcaccgggacctcctacaccgggaactcctacaccgggacctcctacaccgggacctcctgcaccggacctcctacaccgggacctcctgcaccggacctcctacaccgggacctcctgcacctaacctcctacaccgggacctcctgcaccgggacctcctgcaccgggacctcctacaccgggacctcctgcaccggacctcctacaccgggacctcctgcaccgggacctcctacaccgggacctcctacaccggacctcctacaccgggacctcctgcaccggacctcctacaccgggacctcctacaccgggacctcctgcaccggacctcctacaccgggacctcctacaccgggacctcctgcaccggacctcctacaccgggacctcctgcacagggacctcctacaccgggacctcctacaccgggacctcctacaccgggacctcctacaccgggacctcctgcactgggacctcctgcaccggacctcctacaccgggacctcctgcaccggacctcctacaccgggacctcctacaccgggacctcctacaccgggacctcctgcaccggacctcctacaccgggacctcctgcacagggacctcctacaccgggacctcctacaccgggacctcctacaccgggacctcctgcactgggacctcctgcaccggacctcctacaccgggacctcctgcaccggacctcctgcaccgggacctcctgcacagggacctcctacaccgggacctcctacaccgggacctcatgcaccgggacctcctacaccgggacctcctgcacagggacctcctgcaccggacctcctacaccgggacctcctacaccgggacctcctgcaccggacctcctacaccgggacctcctgcaccgggacctcctgcaccggacctcctacaccgggacctcctgcaccgggacctcctgcaccggacCTCCTATACCCGGACCTCCTGCACCTAacctcctacaccgggacctcctgcaccgggacctcctgcaccggacctcctacaccgggacctcctgcaccggacctcctacaccgggacctcctgcaccggacctcctacaccgggacctcctgcaccgggacctcctgcaccgggacctcctacaccgggacctcctgcaccggacctcctacaccgggacctcctgcaccgggacctcctacaccgggacctcctgcaccgggacctcctacaccgggacctcctgcaccggacctcctacaccgggacctcctacactgggacctcctacaccggacctcctacaccggACCTCCTACACCAGACCTCCTACACCAGACCTCCTACACCGGACCTCCTACACCAGACCTCTTGCACCGGGACGATGCCCCCTGTCAAGCCGATGAGGTCAGAGGTTCAGGTGTGTGCTGTTTTTCTCAGTTCTGACATCACAGAGACACTCACGTGGGATTTGGACTGAACCCTCTTAGATCTATTTAACGtgggtgaacacacacacacaccacacacacacacacacacacacacacacatacacaacacacgtacacacacacacacacacacacaccacacacacacacacacacacagacacacacacacaacacacacacacacacacacacagactttaaaGAGCCACACAGAAACAGGGTTTCCTTAGGGACTCCGCATGAGTCAAACACTCTGAATATGAACCGTCTGGTTGTGAAGCGTGTTGATGGAGGATTATgtgatgtttattattataaatgttttattattcattctgAGGATCTTCAGGCTTCCTCTTTGCAGAAGAACCAGAACACTATTGAAACCAATAGAAGTAATTGTGAAGTCATTTTGAGAATATTATTTgtttagggcttttattgtgaaaagcataataacagaaatagTGGCTCTGATATCAGTGTTAAATTAAGTGTTATATCTGTTATATATATGATGAGCTGTGTGTCGTTTATAGTGAAGGACGTCTTTTAACCTGCAtcattgtttatattgttattgacatatttaccatgtaaagtgccctGAGTACCCTTAAAGTGCtattcaaatcaaatgtattattattatcattattattagtactagtagtagtagtagtagtactaatattgttattgttgttgtcactattattattgttattagtagtagtagtactaatattgttattattattcatctttgTGGCTGTGCTGGATGTTGTCTAAACTGTCATTGTAAACACTGCCTGTGTTAAGGTGTTGTTGTTATCGGTGTGGCGACGAggacacacaacaaacaaacgttCAGAGGAGCAAACACATTGATCCAGATCACGTTAACCTGGCAGAGAACTGGGTGAACTGGGTGAACTGGGTTCATTTCACTGGCAGTCAGCAGAGGGACGGACAGCGTTTGGCTTTCAAAGGAAAGACGCTGCAGAGCGAGTTGTTGTCGTTTTAAAGGATTGAGAcgtgttcctgatccgatgtgaggacGGAGGAGCAGGGACCCCATTTAATTCATTGAATggatttcatgtgtttgttcaACTGTGTAACTTCCTCTCTGCAGGATGAGGTGGCGCTCCAGGACCATCGGCCTCTCCTTGGCCTTCTTCTCCTTggccttcttctcctttttcctctacctcctcctggCGTTGGACTCTCTGCCCGATTACCAGCGGCCCCGTGACCCCCCGTTGAGTCCCAGGACCCTGTCGGACCCCCACGGCGACTACACCCCCGTGGGGGTCCGCGGTTTGGCCGAGCCCCCGACCCAGGAACCTGTGACGGTCTTCAGAGCCGAGGAGTCTGGGCTGTTGAAGCTGGAGGCGCTGTTTGACCACCCTCTCTACAACGGGCCCGAATCTCCCATCCCCGAAGAGGACCGGCTCCTGAAACAGAAACCAAACACCAAGACCAGTGAGAAGAGCTCCAGCACCTGGTCAGTGTCTCAGTTCTAGTTTAGTGAAGCCCAAAACTACAAGTTTGCCTCAGAGAGCCTTGATTCCTCCTTTGAtgtcacaataaaataaatatgtcacaataaatatcacaataaaataaataataaaaacgttAATTTTCCAAACATACTTGTATTTAAGCATCTTCAGTCAAAATCAGGAGACAACCTCCGGTTCTTCAAACGGCTACAACCAGAAACACTGATGCTCACCTGTACTCATAGAAtatgaagctgcattctctctcctgaccaccagggggcgactcctttacattacatttcatgtcatttagctgacgcttttatccaaagcgacttacaataagtgcattaaaccatgagtccaaactcagaacaacaagaatcaagcaagtacaatttcttcaataacgttaaactacaaagtgctatcagtaagagacatttaagtgctactaaagtgttaaactacaaagtgctatcggtaagagacatttaagtgctactaaagtgttaaactacaaagtgctatcggtaagagacatttaagtgctactaaagtgttaaactacaaagtgctatcagtaagagacatttaagtgctactaaagtgttaaactacaaagtgctatcagcaagagacatttaagtgctactaaagtgctactacggctctaccttccctattcaaggaaTAGtagaaaaatatgtgtttttagtttgcgacggaaggtgtagagacttcctgtgtAACTAGTGagggtcgcggaggagcggaggattgtgggtaaatttaggaggttgaagaccagtcgagcagctgcattctggatgagctgcagaggtcgaatgacattagcaggtagacctgaaggaggagttacagtagtctagctgtgagatgatcagaacctggaccagaacctggaccagaacctggaccagagcctggaccagagcctggcccagagcctggaccagaacctggaccgccttctgagtgagaagaggtcgtattctcctgatgttgtacagcatgtacctacaggagtgtgttattgcggtaatgttgtcagtcagtgagagttgactgacaggtgtcacaccgagattcctggcagtcgggggcggagccaacactgagttgttgaaggtgatagacaggtcgtgggtgggagagccttttcctggaaggaggagaagttccactgagagatgtcagtcagacatccactgagagatgtcagtcagacatccactgagagatgtcagtcagacatccactgagagatgtcagtcagacatccactgagagatgtcagtcagacatccactgagagatgtcaatcagacatccactgagagatgtcagtcagacatccactgagagatgtcaatcagacatccactgagagatgtcagtcagacatccactgagagatgtcagtcagacatccactgagagatgtcagtcagacatccactgagagatgtcagtcagacaggcagagattcgtgctgctacctgtgtttcagattggggaaacgagaggatcagttgggtgtcgtcagcatagctgtggtaggtgaagccatgcgagcgaatgacagagagagagagttggtgtacagagagaagagaagaggaccaaggactgagccctgagggaccccagtagtcagaggacaaggctcagacacagatcctctccaggttacccggtaagagcggtcggtgaggtaggatgagaagagtgagagcagagcctgagataccaggtcctggagggaggacaagaggatctggtggttcactgtgtcaaaggcagcggaaaggtctagaagg is a genomic window containing:
- the LOC117730977 gene encoding dynein light chain 4, axonemal — protein: MAGTGEKKEEADYKRLHSFPLIRHTDMPEEMRVETMELCVTACEKFATNNESAAKMIKESMDKKFGSSWHVVIGEGFGFEVTHEVKNLLYMFFGGGLAVCVWKCS